Proteins found in one Chaetodon auriga isolate fChaAug3 chromosome 12, fChaAug3.hap1, whole genome shotgun sequence genomic segment:
- the epb41l3b gene encoding band 4.1-like protein 3b isoform X6 codes for MTTESGADSEAKQPQENKETQKGKAKAAEPTSPQNQPEQLPAAAGHSTPARKEQEQQEEDQVSHRSSTSRLSRSPLRGVKKVKIMQCKVTLLDGSDYTVSVEKRARGQVLFDKVCEHLNLLERDYFGITYRDVENQKNWLDPTKEMKKQIRTGPWNFAFNVKFYPPDPSQLTEDITRYYLCLQLRDDVVSGRLPCSFATHTVLGSYTVQSELGDYDPDELGSDYISELRFAPNQTKELEEKVMELHKTYKGMTPADAEIHFLENAKKLSMYGVDLHHAKLVGSLYECLAPAEGEDSEGVEIMLGVCASGLLIYRDRLRINRFAWPKILKISYKRNNFYIKIRPGEFEQFESTIGFKLPNHRAAKRLWKVCVEHHTFFRLVSPEAPPKKFLSLGSKFRYSGRTQAQTRRASSQIIRPAPFFERSSSKRYNMSRSLDGAPIMENHETLMKDSAADGAAKVIAKGDIITTVTTEKKAEEEKAEQEDAQMDAAATPEPAVSTPLRHDTKCSPPVYSTDPLRSELSLPSSPVSSTKVRRRRRENARKRASSVSPAKSSAGCRRRQALADRKAALLDEQALLLSARKQRLEQGRSRGGTLFSFSLHLPDLSSFLDEDGYITFPDLSEMRFLPECAQNFLPIKSPSLIPCFLFIFFFLLSTSFSVPYALTLSFPLALCLCYLEPKAASLTASIAQGYHDHDSSEEEETDSEQTDFAFDGEMTATESEADEDSEMRTQYSFIRRVKGENVFIKHSNLMLEDTSPPAEMVKHQTNISELKRSFLETGDSTPGLTEWEKRLSSSPARSPRADEAPMIEPLEPQDAEHEPHAGERTKEEPKATEAAGYLVKYVVDSIGTDLATSSGPHGISLSTTMDDDVFMDGTLREVEEKTPDSQEDVSERSMLKVSPGAVRQEVSQAISDKKGTLIILKEAEEKEEGREGSEKEEPAVPDEAKAEENEKSAPQDEETTKEDPSAVVEAVKTPSPKVEIKTDDVTQFKGTGSPKKAMASWISEEVPTSEAKEMKTCDAPQLKAGIFTLEEEESKSSLTQIAVSESTTALAVSTLGWVSSSQKTSAEPEEKAVVVKETEAAPAESTGPTSLDAVEVATKETPVIHTETKTITYESAEVDTNGDVDPGVLLSAQTITSETTSTTTTTHITKE; via the exons AAACGAGCCAGGGGCCAAGTGCTCTTTGACAAAGTGTGTGAACACCTCAACCTGCTGGAGAGGGACTACTTTGGCATCACATACAGAGATGTAGAGAATCAGAAG AATTGGCTGGACCCCACCAAGGAGATGAAGAAGCAGATCAGGA CTGGTCCCTGGAACTTTGCTTTCAACGTGAAGTTTTACCCCCCGGACCCCTCCCAGCTGACCGAGGACATCACAAG GTACTACCTGTGTCTGCAGCTGAGAGATGACGTGGTTTCAGGCCGTCTGCCCTGCTCCTTCGCCACCCACACGGTGCTGGGCTCCTACACCGTGCAGTCTGAACTGGGAGACTACGACCCCGATGAATTAGGCAGCGACTACATCAGCGAACTGCGCTTCGCACCCAACCAGACCAAAGAGCTAGAAGAGAAGGTCATGGAACTCCACAAGACCTACAA GGGGATGACGCCAGCCGATGCAGAGATTCACTTCCTGGAAAATGCCAAGAAGCTGTCCATGTACGGCGTGGACCTCCACCACGCTAAG TTGGTAGGGAGTCTCTATGAATGCTTGGCTCCAGCTGAGGGAGAG GACTCTGAGGGCGTGGAGATCATGTTGGGAGTTTGTGCAAGCGGCCTGCTCATCTACAGAGACAGGTTGCGAATCAACAGGTTCGCTTGGCCCAAAATCCTCAAGATCTCCTACAAGAGGAACAACTTCTACATCAAAATCCGGCCCGGCGAG TTTGAGCAGTTTGAAAGCACGATTGGCTTCAAGCTTCCGAATCACCGCGCTGCCAAAAGGCTCTGGAAGGTCTGCGTCGAGCACCACACCTTCTTCAG GCTCGTATCCCCCGAGGCACCCCCGAAGAAGTTCCTGAGCCTCGGCTCCAAGTTTCGCTACAGCGGCAGGACGCAGGCTCAGACCCGCAGGGCCAGCTCCCAGATCATCAGGCCGGCTCCGTTCTTCGAGCGCTCCTCCAGCAAACGCTACAACATGTCCCGCAGCTTAGATGGAG CACCCATCATGGAGAACCACGAGACTCTCATGAAAGACAGCGCCGCTGACGGAGCAGCCAAAGTCATCGCCAAGGGAGACATTATCACCACGGTGACGACAgagaagaaagcagaggaagagaaggcgGAGCAGGAGGACGCTCAGATGGATGCTGCGGCGACGCCAGAGCCCGCCGTCTCGACACCGCTCAGACACGACACAAAG TGCTCCCCTCCTGTATACTCGACCGACCCCCTCCGCTCTGAGCTCTCCCTCCCCTCATCTCCCGTTTCATCGACCAAAGTACGGCGGCGGCGCAGGGAGAACGCGCGTAAACGGGCCTCGTCGGTCAGTCCGGCCAAGAGCAGCGCCGGGTGCCGCCGCCGGCAAGCCCTCGCCGACCGCAAAGCCGCCCTGCTGGACGAGCAGGCGCTGCTGCTCTCCGCGCGCAAGCAGAGGCTGGAGCAGGGCCGGAGCCGCGGCGGCAcgctcttctccttctccctgcaCCTGCCCGACCTGTCCTCCTTCCTGGACGAGGACGGCTACATCACCTTCCCCGATCTGTCCGAGATGCGCTTCCTCCCTGAGTGCGCGCAGAACTTCCTGCCCATTAAGTCACCGTCACTCATCCcctgcttcctcttcatcttcttcttcctgctctccacctccttctccgTCCCCTACGccctcaccctctccttccCCCTGGCGCTGTGCCTCTGCTACCTGGAGCCCAAGGCAGCCTCCCTGACCGCCTCCATAGCCCAGGGCTACCATGACCATGACAgttcagaggaagaggag ACTGACAGCGAACAAACTGACTTTGCCTTTGATGGAGAGATGACCGCCACAGAG TCGGAAGCCGATGAGGACTCTGAGATGCGGACTCAG TATAGTTTCATAAGACGAGTAAAAGGGGAAAACGTTTTTATCAAGCATAGTAATCTGATGCTAGAG GACACCTCGCCTCCGGCAGAGATGGTCAAGCACCAGACCAACATCAGCGAACTGAAGCGCTCCTTCCTGGAGACGGGCGACAGCACGCCGGGCCTGACCGAATGGGAGAAGAGGCTCTCCTCGTCCCCCGCGCGCTCGCCCAGAGCGGATGAGGCGCCGATGATAGAGCCGCTGGAGCCGCAGGAT GCTGAACATGAGCCGCATGCAGGAGAAAGGACAAAAGAGGAGCCGAAAGCCACTGAG GCAGCGGGATATCTGGTGAAATACGTGGTGGATAGTATTGGAACCGATTTGGCCACCTCCTCAGGGCCACACGGGATTAGTCTGTCAACCACTATGGACGACGATGTCTTCATGGATGGGACCCTCAGGGAGGTGGAAGAGAAAACCCCCGACTCCCAGGAGGACGTGTCGGAGCGGTCAATGTTGAAGGTCAGCCCCGgagctgtcagacaggaagtgtcccAGGCCATCAGTGACAAGAAAGGGACACTCATTATCTTGAAGGAGgcggaggagaaagaagagggcAGAGAGGGGAGTGAAAAAGAGGAGCCTGCAGTCCCTGATGAGGCCAAAGCTGAGGAGAATGAAAAGTCTGCTCCTCAAGACGAAGAAACCACCAAAGAAGACCCCTCTGCTGTTGTAGAAGCGGTCAAGACGCCGAGTCCGAAGGTGGAGATAAAAACTGACGACGTGACTCAGTTTAAAGGTACTGGCTCGCCTAAAAAGGCAATGGCCTCGTGGATTTCTGAGGAGGTGCCCACAAGTGAAGCAAAAGAGATGAAGACTTGCGACGCTCCGCAGCTGAAAGCGGGAATCTTCACCTTAGAAGAGGAGGAGTCAAAGTCCAGCCTGACTCAGATCGCGGTCTCTGAATCAACTACAGCCTTAGCAGTG TCTACGCTGGGATGGGTTTCCTCCTCTCAAAAG ACATCAGCCGAGCCAGAGGAGAAAGCTGTGGTTGTCAAGGAGACGGAGGCAGCGCCAGCCGAGTCGACGGGACCAACG AGTCTGGATGCCGTCGAGGTGGCCACCAAAGAGACGCCTGTgatccacacagagacaaaaactaTCACCTATGAGTCTGCAGAG GTCGACACTAATGGTGACGTAGACCCCGGGGTGCTGCTGAGCGCTCAGACCATCACCTCCGAAACCACCAGCACCACGACAaccacacacatcacaaag
- the epb41l3b gene encoding band 4.1-like protein 3b isoform X7, translating into MQCKVTLLDGSDYTVSVEKRARGQVLFDKVCEHLNLLERDYFGITYRDVENQKNWLDPTKEMKKQIRTGPWNFAFNVKFYPPDPSQLTEDITRYYLCLQLRDDVVSGRLPCSFATHTVLGSYTVQSELGDYDPDELGSDYISELRFAPNQTKELEEKVMELHKTYKGMTPADAEIHFLENAKKLSMYGVDLHHAKLVGSLYECLAPAEGEDSEGVEIMLGVCASGLLIYRDRLRINRFAWPKILKISYKRNNFYIKIRPGEFEQFESTIGFKLPNHRAAKRLWKVCVEHHTFFRLVSPEAPPKKFLSLGSKFRYSGRTQAQTRRASSQIIRPAPFFERSSSKRYNMSRSLDGAPIMENHETLMKDSAADGAAKVIAKGDIITTVTTEKKAEEEKAEQEDAQMDAAATPEPAVSTPLRHDTKCSPPVYSTDPLRSELSLPSSPVSSTKVRRRRRENARKRASSVSPAKSSAGCRRRQALADRKAALLDEQALLLSARKQRLEQGRSRGGTLFSFSLHLPDLSSFLDEDGYITFPDLSEMRFLPECAQNFLPIKSPSLIPCFLFIFFFLLSTSFSVPYALTLSFPLALCLCYLEPKAASLTASIAQGYHDHDSSEEEETDSEQTDFAFDGEMTATESEADEDSEMRTQYSFIRRVKGENVFIKHSNLMLEDTSPPAEMVKHQTNISELKRSFLETGDSTPGLTEWEKRLSSSPARSPRADEAPMIEPLEPQDAEHEPHAGERTKEEPKATEAAGYLVKYVVDSIGTDLATSSGPHGISLSTTMDDDVFMDGTLREVEEKTPDSQEDVSERSMLKVSPGAVRQEVSQAISDKKGTLIILKEAEEKEEGREGSEKEEPAVPDEAKAEENEKSAPQDEETTKEDPSAVVEAVKTPSPKVEIKTDDVTQFKGTGSPKKAMASWISEEVPTSEAKEMKTCDAPQLKAGIFTLEEEESKSSLTQIAVSESTTALAVSTLGWVSSSQKTSAEPEEKAVVVKETEAAPAESTGPTSLDAVEVATKETPVIHTETKTITYESAEVDTNGDVDPGVLLSAQTITSETTSTTTTTHITKTVKGGISETRIEKRIVITGDADIDHDQALAQAIKEAKEQHPDMSVTKVVVHKETEITPEEGED; encoded by the exons AAACGAGCCAGGGGCCAAGTGCTCTTTGACAAAGTGTGTGAACACCTCAACCTGCTGGAGAGGGACTACTTTGGCATCACATACAGAGATGTAGAGAATCAGAAG AATTGGCTGGACCCCACCAAGGAGATGAAGAAGCAGATCAGGA CTGGTCCCTGGAACTTTGCTTTCAACGTGAAGTTTTACCCCCCGGACCCCTCCCAGCTGACCGAGGACATCACAAG GTACTACCTGTGTCTGCAGCTGAGAGATGACGTGGTTTCAGGCCGTCTGCCCTGCTCCTTCGCCACCCACACGGTGCTGGGCTCCTACACCGTGCAGTCTGAACTGGGAGACTACGACCCCGATGAATTAGGCAGCGACTACATCAGCGAACTGCGCTTCGCACCCAACCAGACCAAAGAGCTAGAAGAGAAGGTCATGGAACTCCACAAGACCTACAA GGGGATGACGCCAGCCGATGCAGAGATTCACTTCCTGGAAAATGCCAAGAAGCTGTCCATGTACGGCGTGGACCTCCACCACGCTAAG TTGGTAGGGAGTCTCTATGAATGCTTGGCTCCAGCTGAGGGAGAG GACTCTGAGGGCGTGGAGATCATGTTGGGAGTTTGTGCAAGCGGCCTGCTCATCTACAGAGACAGGTTGCGAATCAACAGGTTCGCTTGGCCCAAAATCCTCAAGATCTCCTACAAGAGGAACAACTTCTACATCAAAATCCGGCCCGGCGAG TTTGAGCAGTTTGAAAGCACGATTGGCTTCAAGCTTCCGAATCACCGCGCTGCCAAAAGGCTCTGGAAGGTCTGCGTCGAGCACCACACCTTCTTCAG GCTCGTATCCCCCGAGGCACCCCCGAAGAAGTTCCTGAGCCTCGGCTCCAAGTTTCGCTACAGCGGCAGGACGCAGGCTCAGACCCGCAGGGCCAGCTCCCAGATCATCAGGCCGGCTCCGTTCTTCGAGCGCTCCTCCAGCAAACGCTACAACATGTCCCGCAGCTTAGATGGAG CACCCATCATGGAGAACCACGAGACTCTCATGAAAGACAGCGCCGCTGACGGAGCAGCCAAAGTCATCGCCAAGGGAGACATTATCACCACGGTGACGACAgagaagaaagcagaggaagagaaggcgGAGCAGGAGGACGCTCAGATGGATGCTGCGGCGACGCCAGAGCCCGCCGTCTCGACACCGCTCAGACACGACACAAAG TGCTCCCCTCCTGTATACTCGACCGACCCCCTCCGCTCTGAGCTCTCCCTCCCCTCATCTCCCGTTTCATCGACCAAAGTACGGCGGCGGCGCAGGGAGAACGCGCGTAAACGGGCCTCGTCGGTCAGTCCGGCCAAGAGCAGCGCCGGGTGCCGCCGCCGGCAAGCCCTCGCCGACCGCAAAGCCGCCCTGCTGGACGAGCAGGCGCTGCTGCTCTCCGCGCGCAAGCAGAGGCTGGAGCAGGGCCGGAGCCGCGGCGGCAcgctcttctccttctccctgcaCCTGCCCGACCTGTCCTCCTTCCTGGACGAGGACGGCTACATCACCTTCCCCGATCTGTCCGAGATGCGCTTCCTCCCTGAGTGCGCGCAGAACTTCCTGCCCATTAAGTCACCGTCACTCATCCcctgcttcctcttcatcttcttcttcctgctctccacctccttctccgTCCCCTACGccctcaccctctccttccCCCTGGCGCTGTGCCTCTGCTACCTGGAGCCCAAGGCAGCCTCCCTGACCGCCTCCATAGCCCAGGGCTACCATGACCATGACAgttcagaggaagaggag ACTGACAGCGAACAAACTGACTTTGCCTTTGATGGAGAGATGACCGCCACAGAG TCGGAAGCCGATGAGGACTCTGAGATGCGGACTCAG TATAGTTTCATAAGACGAGTAAAAGGGGAAAACGTTTTTATCAAGCATAGTAATCTGATGCTAGAG GACACCTCGCCTCCGGCAGAGATGGTCAAGCACCAGACCAACATCAGCGAACTGAAGCGCTCCTTCCTGGAGACGGGCGACAGCACGCCGGGCCTGACCGAATGGGAGAAGAGGCTCTCCTCGTCCCCCGCGCGCTCGCCCAGAGCGGATGAGGCGCCGATGATAGAGCCGCTGGAGCCGCAGGAT GCTGAACATGAGCCGCATGCAGGAGAAAGGACAAAAGAGGAGCCGAAAGCCACTGAG GCAGCGGGATATCTGGTGAAATACGTGGTGGATAGTATTGGAACCGATTTGGCCACCTCCTCAGGGCCACACGGGATTAGTCTGTCAACCACTATGGACGACGATGTCTTCATGGATGGGACCCTCAGGGAGGTGGAAGAGAAAACCCCCGACTCCCAGGAGGACGTGTCGGAGCGGTCAATGTTGAAGGTCAGCCCCGgagctgtcagacaggaagtgtcccAGGCCATCAGTGACAAGAAAGGGACACTCATTATCTTGAAGGAGgcggaggagaaagaagagggcAGAGAGGGGAGTGAAAAAGAGGAGCCTGCAGTCCCTGATGAGGCCAAAGCTGAGGAGAATGAAAAGTCTGCTCCTCAAGACGAAGAAACCACCAAAGAAGACCCCTCTGCTGTTGTAGAAGCGGTCAAGACGCCGAGTCCGAAGGTGGAGATAAAAACTGACGACGTGACTCAGTTTAAAGGTACTGGCTCGCCTAAAAAGGCAATGGCCTCGTGGATTTCTGAGGAGGTGCCCACAAGTGAAGCAAAAGAGATGAAGACTTGCGACGCTCCGCAGCTGAAAGCGGGAATCTTCACCTTAGAAGAGGAGGAGTCAAAGTCCAGCCTGACTCAGATCGCGGTCTCTGAATCAACTACAGCCTTAGCAGTG TCTACGCTGGGATGGGTTTCCTCCTCTCAAAAG ACATCAGCCGAGCCAGAGGAGAAAGCTGTGGTTGTCAAGGAGACGGAGGCAGCGCCAGCCGAGTCGACGGGACCAACG AGTCTGGATGCCGTCGAGGTGGCCACCAAAGAGACGCCTGTgatccacacagagacaaaaactaTCACCTATGAGTCTGCAGAG GTCGACACTAATGGTGACGTAGACCCCGGGGTGCTGCTGAGCGCTCAGACCATCACCTCCGAAACCACCAGCACCACGACAaccacacacatcacaaag